The DNA window CACCAGCCGGGTGGTGATCGCGCAGCCTTGGCCCGCATGCATCGACGCCGTGAATGCGGACATCGAGCAGGCGCCGGCCAGGTCGGCGTCGTCGAGTACCAAAAACGCCGACTTTCCGCCTAGTTCCAGGAACACCTTCTTCAAAGTGGCGGCGCCGTCAGCCATCACGGCGCGGCCGGTGTTCGTCGATCCGGTGAACGAAACCATGTCCACCCGTGGATCTTTCGACAGCAGCGCACCGACGCTGTGGTCGCTGGAGGTGATGATGTTGACCACGCCGGCCGGGATGTCGGTGTGTTCGAGGATCAGCTCGCCCAGCACCGCCGCGCACCAGGGCGTGTCGGGTGCCGGTTTGAGCACAATCGTGTTGCCCGCCGCGAGAGCGGGACCAAGCTTGGCGAGATTGATCTGGTGGGGGAAGTTCCACGGCGTGATCGCGCCAACAACACCGACGGCTTCGCGCGCGATGGTGCGGTGGGTCTTGATGCCCATCGGCGACGCGACACCGAGATCGGAGGTCCACTGATACGACTCCGCGGTGTCGGCGCAGAAACTCAGGTCTTCGACGGGGCCCTCGAGTTGTGCCATCGAGGTCAGCATCCTTGGCGCGCCGACTTCGCTGATCGTCAGCTCCCGCAGATCCTCCGCCGCGTCGCGCATCGCCTGCTGAAGTTGGCGAATGCCGCGCACCCGCAGCCCGGTGTCGGTCGACCAGCCCGTCTCGTCGAACGCGCGCCGCGCCGCCTCGATCGCCCGGCCCATGTCCTCGGTGCTTGCGTCGGCTGCGACGCCGAGCACCTCCTCGGTAGCCGGGTTGACGGTCTCAAACGTGCCCGCGCTGCCTGCGACGAGCTCGCCGTCGATGAGCAAACGACTCTCGCGGTCGGCGAGGATTCCCATCCGAACTCCTGTGTTCGCACTACTGGACAACTGTCCGACTGTCTCATCTCGAACCATAGCCGCTCTCCGCGGCGAGAAGCAAGGCTGGCCCGGTCACCTGTGCACTTGCCTCAGGCTGTCGACTTCAGATAAGTTGGACATGTGTCCAGTGATCCTGCGGTGGTGGTCACACCTCCGCCTCTCCCCCAGCCAGGGGAGACGCCGCGCAACCGGCGCCAGGAGGAGACCTTCAACAAGGTGCTGGCCGCAGGCGTGGAGATGCTGCGCGAGTCGTCGTATGCGGATTTGACGGTGCGCGCCGTCGCGGCGCGGGCCAAGGTCGCACCGGCGACGGCCTACACCTACTTCTCGTCGAAGAACCACCTGATCGCCGAGGTCTACCTGAACCTGATCAGCCGGGTGCCCTACTTCACCGACGTCAACGACAGCCGGGTCGCGCGCGTCGAGAAGACACTGCGCAGCATGGCGCTGACGGTCGCCGATGAGCCGGAAGTGGCCGCGGCGTGCACCACCGCTCTGCTCAGCGGGAACGACGACGCCGTGCGCTCGGTCCGCGATCGCATCGGTGCAGAAATCCACCGCCGCATTCGTTCGGCCGTCGGCCCCGATGCGGACCCGCGCACCCTTGCCGCGCTGGAGATGACATTCTTCGGCGCCTTGGTCAACGCCGGAAGCGGAGCCTTCACCTATCACCAGATCGCCGACCGCCTCAGCTACGTGGTCGGCCTCATCTTGGGAGACGACCGTGACATCTAAGTCCGTCGATACCGGCGAGCTACTTCTCGACCCGTACAACTACGACTTCCATGAGGACCCGTACCCGTACTACAAACGCCTGCGAGACGAGGCCCCGCTGTATCGCAACTCCGACCTCGGCTTCTGGGCGTTGTCGCGGCACCAGGACGTGCTGGCGGGCTTCCGCAACAGCACCACCTTGTCCAACAAGTTCGGGGTGTCACTGGATCCGGCCTCGCGGGGTCCGCACGCGTCCAAGACCATGTCGTTTTTGGCGATGGACGACCCGGCGCACTTGCGGCTGCGCACCCTGGTCTCCAAGGGTTTCACGCCGCGTCGCATCCGCGAGTTGGAGCCCAGGGTCACCGAGATCGCGACCCAGCATCTCGACACGATGATGGAGAAGGCCTCTGATTCAGCGGGAGCCGGAACCGTCGACTTCGTCAACGAATTCGCGGGCAAGCTGCCCATGGATGTCATCTCCGAGTTGATGGGCGTGCCCGTCGAGGACCGGGACCAGGTACGGGCGTGGGCAGACGGGGTTATGCACCGCGACGAGGGCGTCACCGACGTGCCACCCGCAGCCATCGAGGCCTCGCTGAACCTGATCGTCTACTACCAGGAGATGGTCGCCCAGCGCCGCAAGCAGCTCACCGATGATCTGACGTCGGCACTACTCGAGGCCGAGATCGACGGCGACCGGCTCACCGATGACGAAATCCTCGGGTTCATGTTCCTGATGGTGATCGCCGGTAACGAGACCACCACCAAACTCCTTGCCAATGCCGCGTTCTGGGGTCACAAGAACCCCGATCAGTTGGCTCCGGTCTATACCGATCTGGACCGTGTGCCGCTGTGGGTCGAGGAGACGCTGCGCTATGACACATCGAGCCAGATCCTGGCGCGGACGGTCGAGGGCGAGCTGTCGCTCTACGACACCGCTATTCCCGACGGTGATGTGCTCCTGCTGCTGCCCGGCTCGGCGCACCGCGACGAGCGGGTCTTCGAGAACCCTGACGACTTCATCATCGGTCGCGAAATCGGGGCCAAACTCCAGAGTTTCGGAAGTGGAGCTCACTTCTGCCTCGGTGCGCACCTGGCCCGGATGGAGGCCCGGGTGGCGCTCACCGAAATGTTCAAGCGAATCCGCGGATACGAGGTCGACGAGGCCAACGCCGTCCGAGTCCACTCGAGCAATGTCCGCGGGTTCGCCCACCTACCCATGACTCTCCAGATCAACTGAAGGTCGCCACCATGCCTCGTTTCGCACCCCTTCCCGACCGCAGACCGGCCATCGTCGCCGGCGCCTCGGCAGGCATCGGAGAAGCCACCGCCATCGAACTTGCGGCGCGCGGCTTCCCGGTCGCACTCGGCGCCCGTCGCGTGGAGAAGCTCGACGACCTGGTAGGCAAGATCCGTGCCGAAGGTGGCGAGGCCGTAGGGTTCCATCTCGACGTCACCGACCCCAACTCGGTGAAGTCCTTCGTGGCCAATGCCGTTGACGCGCTGGGCGATATCGAGGTGCTGGTCGCCGGCGCCGGTGACACCTACTTCGGCAAGCTGGCCGAGATCAGCACCGACGAGTTCGACTCGCAGCTGCAGATCCATCTGGTCGGGGCCAACCGGCTGACGACCGCCGTGCTTCCAGGCATGCTCGAACGTCAACGCGGCGATCTGATCTTCGTAGGCTCCGAAGTGGCGTTGCGGCAGCGCCCGCACATGGGCGCCTACGGCGCCGCCAAGGCCGCACTCGTCGCCATGGTCAACAACCTTCAAATGGAGCTCGAGGGCACCGGTGTACGCGCCTCGATTGTGCATCCGGGACCGACCAAGACCAGCATGGGCTGGAGCCTGCCCGCCGACAAGATCGCTCCGGCACTTGAGGATTGGGCGAAGTGGGGGCAGGCGCGGCACGACTACTTCCTGCGCGCCGCCGACCTCGCCCGCGCGATCACGTTCGTCGCCGAGACACCGCGCGGCGGATACATCGCCAACATGGAACTCCAGCCCGAAGCCCCCTTGACCAGCGCTCCGGCCGAGCGCCAGAAGCTGGTCTTGAACGAGGAGAACCTGAAGTCATGACTGAATCCAATGCAACGACGGCTGCCGTCGTGCCCCGGGTGTCCGGCGGCGAGGAAGAACACGGACACCTCGAGGAGTTCCGCACCGATCCGATCGGGTTGATGAACCGCATCCGCGACGAGTGCGGCGACGTCGGCTGGTTCCAGCTGGTGGACAAGAACGTCATCTTCCTGTCCGGCGCGGAAGCCAACGAGTTCTTCTTCCGTTCTGCCGACGAGGATCTCGACCAGGCCGAGGCCTACCCGTTCATGACGCCGATCTTCGGCAAGGGCGTGGTGTTCGACGCCAGTCCTGAGCGCCGCAAGGAGATGCTGCACAACTCGGCGTTGCGCGGTGAGCAGATGAAGGGCCACGCCGCCACCATCGAGCGCCAGGTCAACGGGATGATCGCCGACTGGGGCGACGAGGGCGAGATCGACCTGCTCGACTTCTTCGCCGAACTGACCATCTACACCTCAACGGCGTGCCTGATCGGCGAGAAGTTCCGCAACCAGCTCGACCACCGCTTCGCCGAGTACTACCACGACTTGGAACGCGGCACCGATCCGCTGTGCTACGTCGACCCCTACCTCGACATCGAAAGCTTCCGGCTACGAGACGAGTCACGCGTCAAACTCGTTGCGCTGGTGCAGGAAATCATGAACCAACGGTTGGCCAACCCGCCCGCGGACAAGGCCGACCGCGACATGCTCGACGTGCTGGTGTCCATCAAAGACGATGATGGCAACCCGCGGTTTGCGGCCGACGAGGTCACCGGCATGTTCATCTCGCTGATGTTCGCCGGTCACCACACCAGCTCGGGCACCTCGGCGTGGACGCTCATCGAGTTGATCCGTCACCCCGACATCTACGCCGAGGTGCGCGACGAACTCGACGAGCTCTATGCCGACGGGCAGGAAGTCAGCTTCCACGCGCTGCGCCAGATCCCGAAGCTGGACAATGTGGTCAAGGAGACGCTGCGTCTGCACCCGCCGCTGATCATCTTGATGCGCGTCGCCCAGGGTGAGTTCGAGGTTCAGGGCTTTCCGATCCACAAAGGCGACTTCGTGGCAGCCTCACCGGCGATCTCCAACCGGATTCCCGAAGACTTCCCCGACCCGGACGGGTTCAACCCGGACCGCTACAACAAGCCCGAGCAGGCCGACATCGTCAACCGGTGGACGTGGATTCCGTTCGGCGCCGGCCGACACCGTTGCGTCGGCGCCGCATTCGCGCAGATGCAGATCAAAGCGATCTTCTCAGTTCTGTTGCGGGAGTATGAGTTCGAGATGGCCCAGCCCGCCGACAGTTACCGCAACGACCATTCCAAGATGGTCGTCCAGCTGGCCAGGCCCGCGAAGGCCCGGTACCGCAGGCGCAGCTCCTAGGAGTCACGATGGGCTATAGAGTCGAGGTCGATCTGGACCTGTGCCAGGGCCACGCCATGTGCGAGCTCGAGGCACCCGACGTGTTCAAGGTTCCCAAACGCGGCAAGGTCGAGATTCTCGACACCAAACCACCCGACGACGCCCGCGACGAAGTGCAGAACGCGGTCGACATGTGCCCCACCCAAGCCCTGTTCATCAAAGAGAAAGAAGACTGACAATGGCGTCACGTGAACAACTCGACGACTGGGTAGCCCGCTGGCTCAAGGCGAACCAGGACTGCGAAAAGGCAGGTGACTGGAAGCCGCTCGCCGACTTCTACACCGACGACGCGACCTACGGCTGGAACATCGGGCCGAAAGAGGACGTGATGTGTATCGGCCGCGACGAGATCCGTGACGTCGCCCTCGGTCTGGAGATGGAGGGCCTGGAGAACTGGGTCTACGAGTATCAGAAGGTGCTCGTTGACGAGAAACAGAACGAGATAGTCGGCTTCTGGAAGCAGATCGTGAACAAGTCCGACGGCACGCAGGACGCGATTTACGGCATCGGCGGCAGCTGGTTCCGGCTGGACAGCAACCTACTGATCGAGTGGCAGCGCGACTTCTTCGATTTCGGACACGTCGCGTACATGTACGGCAAGCTCATCGAATCCGGGGACCTCAGCGAGGGCATGCAGAGGCGCATCGAACGTGCTGTGGCCGGCGAGAAGCTCCCCGGCTACTATCCGCTCGGCAAGGCTCCAGCAAAGATCTGGTAGCTCCCGGCCAAGCGGTTGCTTGGGGGTGCGTGTGACGCACCTAACTACTGGCTCTAGTCTGGCCACAACTGGCACTAACGGAAGGCACATCAGATGAAGACAAAGGGCGCTCTCATCTACGAGTTCAACCAGCCGTGGTCGATCGAAGAGATCGAGATCGGCGACCCCGTCAAGGACGAAGTCAAGATCCAGATGGAAGCGTCGGGGATGTGCCACTCCGACCACCACCTAGTCACGGGCGATATCCCGATGGCCGGGTTCCCGGTGCTCGGCGGCCACGAGGGCGCAGGCATCGTCACCGAGGTCGGTCCCGGCGTG is part of the Mycolicibacterium tusciae JS617 genome and encodes:
- a CDS encoding aldehyde dehydrogenase — its product is MGILADRESRLLIDGELVAGSAGTFETVNPATEEVLGVAADASTEDMGRAIEAARRAFDETGWSTDTGLRVRGIRQLQQAMRDAAEDLRELTISEVGAPRMLTSMAQLEGPVEDLSFCADTAESYQWTSDLGVASPMGIKTHRTIAREAVGVVGAITPWNFPHQINLAKLGPALAAGNTIVLKPAPDTPWCAAVLGELILEHTDIPAGVVNIITSSDHSVGALLSKDPRVDMVSFTGSTNTGRAVMADGAATLKKVFLELGGKSAFLVLDDADLAGACSMSAFTASMHAGQGCAITTRLVVPRARYDEAVEAAAATMAGLRPGDPQDAGTICGPLISERQRDRVQAYIDSAADEGGKFACGGGRPADRDVGYFIEPTVIAGLDNNAKVAREEIFGPVLTVIAHDGDDDAVRIANDSPYGLSGTVFSADPDRAAGVGARLRVGTVNINGGVWYSADMPFGGYKQSGIGREMGLAGFEEYLELKAIATSV
- a CDS encoding TetR/AcrR family transcriptional regulator, with the translated sequence MSSDPAVVVTPPPLPQPGETPRNRRQEETFNKVLAAGVEMLRESSYADLTVRAVAARAKVAPATAYTYFSSKNHLIAEVYLNLISRVPYFTDVNDSRVARVEKTLRSMALTVADEPEVAAACTTALLSGNDDAVRSVRDRIGAEIHRRIRSAVGPDADPRTLAALEMTFFGALVNAGSGAFTYHQIADRLSYVVGLILGDDRDI
- a CDS encoding cytochrome P450, encoding MTSKSVDTGELLLDPYNYDFHEDPYPYYKRLRDEAPLYRNSDLGFWALSRHQDVLAGFRNSTTLSNKFGVSLDPASRGPHASKTMSFLAMDDPAHLRLRTLVSKGFTPRRIRELEPRVTEIATQHLDTMMEKASDSAGAGTVDFVNEFAGKLPMDVISELMGVPVEDRDQVRAWADGVMHRDEGVTDVPPAAIEASLNLIVYYQEMVAQRRKQLTDDLTSALLEAEIDGDRLTDDEILGFMFLMVIAGNETTTKLLANAAFWGHKNPDQLAPVYTDLDRVPLWVEETLRYDTSSQILARTVEGELSLYDTAIPDGDVLLLLPGSAHRDERVFENPDDFIIGREIGAKLQSFGSGAHFCLGAHLARMEARVALTEMFKRIRGYEVDEANAVRVHSSNVRGFAHLPMTLQIN
- a CDS encoding SDR family oxidoreductase; this encodes MPRFAPLPDRRPAIVAGASAGIGEATAIELAARGFPVALGARRVEKLDDLVGKIRAEGGEAVGFHLDVTDPNSVKSFVANAVDALGDIEVLVAGAGDTYFGKLAEISTDEFDSQLQIHLVGANRLTTAVLPGMLERQRGDLIFVGSEVALRQRPHMGAYGAAKAALVAMVNNLQMELEGTGVRASIVHPGPTKTSMGWSLPADKIAPALEDWAKWGQARHDYFLRAADLARAITFVAETPRGGYIANMELQPEAPLTSAPAERQKLVLNEENLKS
- a CDS encoding cytochrome P450, coding for MTESNATTAAVVPRVSGGEEEHGHLEEFRTDPIGLMNRIRDECGDVGWFQLVDKNVIFLSGAEANEFFFRSADEDLDQAEAYPFMTPIFGKGVVFDASPERRKEMLHNSALRGEQMKGHAATIERQVNGMIADWGDEGEIDLLDFFAELTIYTSTACLIGEKFRNQLDHRFAEYYHDLERGTDPLCYVDPYLDIESFRLRDESRVKLVALVQEIMNQRLANPPADKADRDMLDVLVSIKDDDGNPRFAADEVTGMFISLMFAGHHTSSGTSAWTLIELIRHPDIYAEVRDELDELYADGQEVSFHALRQIPKLDNVVKETLRLHPPLIILMRVAQGEFEVQGFPIHKGDFVAASPAISNRIPEDFPDPDGFNPDRYNKPEQADIVNRWTWIPFGAGRHRCVGAAFAQMQIKAIFSVLLREYEFEMAQPADSYRNDHSKMVVQLARPAKARYRRRSS
- a CDS encoding ferredoxin, which produces MGYRVEVDLDLCQGHAMCELEAPDVFKVPKRGKVEILDTKPPDDARDEVQNAVDMCPTQALFIKEKED